In Vigna unguiculata cultivar IT97K-499-35 chromosome 3, ASM411807v1, whole genome shotgun sequence, a single genomic region encodes these proteins:
- the LOC114175774 gene encoding uncharacterized protein LOC114175774: MPSGAKKRKAARKRKEKENKTNPSTNNPQGNGGLKSIGEEGSDSGEGNFPAYNGHDDQQNPFKDGSGELESVAQPHASDVESLKVVSSEVKIDQVFGEKEDCVVLVDKSLSFEHNETAKESYFENENENGSDTSQGESLSEKNSNNGNCISVEEAIVCHVSVKSNDYVSKVENSDSGSVVLDKPVVHPEEGNNLAIKLNEDNVCSLTNENVRTLSMEEPKTKECDSETLTPVSASPFTKFANGAKHFKDSELAERSKTQPHAAALAPNMVQKTSWLSCCGLFEVLSSSNR, encoded by the exons ATGCCTTCAGGTGCTAAGAAGAGAAAAGCGGCTAGGAAAAGGaaggaaaaggaaaacaaaaccAATCCATCAACCAACAATCCCCAAG GAAATGGTGGTTTGAAATCAATAGGGGAGGAAGGAAGTGATAGTGGTGAGGGTAATTTTCCTGCATATAACGGACATGATGACCAGCAGAATCCATTCAAAGATGGAAGTGGAGAACTGGAATCTGTTGCACAGCCGCATGCTTCTGATGTTGAGTCCTTGAAAGTAGTCTCTAGTGAAGTAAAGATTGACCAAGTGTTTGGAGAAAAGGAAGATTGTGTTGTTTTGGTAGACAAAAGTTTAAGTTTTGAGCACAATGAGACTGCCAAGGAATCATATTTTGAGAATGAGAATGAGAATGGCAGCGATACTTCACAGGGTGAATCCCTCTCCGAGAAGAACTCGAACAATGGGAATTGTATTTCAGTCGAAGAGGCCATTGTTTGTCATGTCTCTGTTAAGTCTAATGATTATGTGTCTAAGGTAGAAAACAGTGATAGTGGAAGTGTAGTACTAGATAAGCCGGTAGTTCATCCTGAAGAAGGGAACAATCTCGCTATAAAGTTAAATGAGGATAATGTATGCTCCTTAACCAATGAGAATGTGAGAACATTAAGTATGGAGGAGCCTAAGACAAAGGAATGTGATAGTGAAACTTTAACTCCAGTGTCTGCTAGTCCTTTCACCAAATTTGCCAATGGTGCAAAACATTTTAAGGATTCTGAGCTCGCAGAACGTTCCAAGACTCAG CCTCATGCAGCAGCATTGGCTCCAAATATGGTGCAAAAGACCTCATGGTTGAGTTGCTGTGGATTGTTTGAAGTTCTCTCAAGTTCAAATAGATAA
- the LOC114176919 gene encoding uncharacterized protein LOC114176919 → MRSDASQTAKIYRHLLKAVKKHIGNEENKSHFLRFVTSEFRNNKNLSDDVAVQQKIKLARDYTFLLNSVHHQKDLLFSYNIAVDRSDEVKRTLGKSASSVGLQLPEVYQP, encoded by the exons ATGAGATCCGACGCCTCCCAAACGGCTAAGATATATCGCCATCTTCTCAAGGCGGTCAAGAAACATATTGGGAATGAAGAGAACAAGagtcattttttaagatttgtgACCTCAGAGTTCCGTAACAACAAAAATTTGTCTGATGATGTGGCTGTCCAACAGAAAATAAAACTTGCTCGTGATTATACTTTTCTTCTTAACAGTGTACACCATCAGAAG GATTTACTTTTTTCGTACAATATTGCCGTGGACAGATCAGATGAAGTGAAAAGGACTCTTGGAAAATCTGCTTCAAGTGTTGGTCTTCAGCTTCCTGAGGTTTATCAGCCATAA
- the LOC114179515 gene encoding SH3 domain-containing protein 3 has translation MDALRKHATKFREQVAKQQQAVKKQFTSSGYESSDVVVIDEVEMQRHQQLEKLYRATRAGKDFQKEIVKAAETFTAIGYKHIETGTKLSEDCCKYGAENNSENILAKAASVYGDARKHVEKEHEELNRLLSTQVLDPLRQMINGAPLEDARHLAQRYSRMRQEAEAQTEEIARRKIRVRESQSAEHVARLHAAEAKMQELKANMAVLGKEASAALAAVEAQQQRLTFQRLVAMVEGEKTFHLRVAAILGEIEAEMVSDRQKKESAPPVGISENGSEKTMYFLAEATHPFSAESEKELSFSKGDFVVVRKVNPSGWSEGECNGRAGWFPSAYVEKRQRIPSSNSASEVF, from the exons ATGGACGCTTTGAGGAAACATGCCACCAAGTTCAGAGAGCAAGTTGCCAAACAGCAACAG GCTGTAAAAAAGCAGTTCACCAGTAGTGGTTATGAGAGCTCAGATGTTGTGGTCATTGATGAGGTCGAAATGCAGAGGCATCAACAGCTGGAAAAGCTGTATAGGGCCACACGTGCAGGGAAG GACTTCCAGAAAGAAATTGTTAAAGCAGCAGAAACGTTTACAGCTATAGGTTACAAGCATATTGAAACAG GAACAAAACTTTCTGAGGATTGCTGTAAATATGGAGCAGAGAACAACAGTGAAAATATATTAGCTAAGGCTGCATCTGTATATGGTGATGCCCGCAAGCATGTGGAAAAGGAGCATGAAGAGTTAAATCGGCTTCTTTCTACCCAG GTGTTAGATCCTTTGAGGCAAATGATCAATGGTGCACCTTTGGAGGATGCACGCCATCTTGCTCAACGGTATAGTCGAATGAGACAAGAAGCAGAGGCACAG ACGGAGGAGATTGCTAGAAGAAAAATACGGGTTCGGGAATCTCAAAGTGCCGAACACGTAGCCAGACTGCATGCTGCGGAAGCAAAGATGCAGGAGCTGAAAGCAAACATGGCAGTTCTAGGTAAAGAAGCTTCAGCTGCATTGGCTGCTGTTGAAGCACAGCAACAGAGACTTACTTTTCAAAGGCTTGTTGCCATG gttgaaggagaaaagacTTTCCATTTAAGAGTTGCAGCTATTCTTGGTGAAATTGAAGCTGAG ATGGTCTCAGACAGACAGAAGAAAGAATCTGCCCCTCCAGTGGGTATTTCTGAGAATGGCTCCGAGAAAACTATGTACTTCTTGGCTGAA GCAACACATCCCTTCAGTGCTGAATCAGAAAAGGAACTGAGTTTTTCAAAGGGCGATTTTGTGGTTGTGCGAAAG GTGAACCCTTCAGGGTGGTCAGAAGGAGAATGCAATGGTAGAGCAGGATGGTTTCCTTCTGCATATGTGGAGAAAAGACAAAGAATCCCCTCTAGCAATTCAGCCAGTGAAGTTTTCTAG
- the LOC114179129 gene encoding membrane protein PM19L-like produces MANEQMKPIATLLLVLNFCMYAIVLGIGGWAMNRAIDHGFIIGPELKLPAHFSPLFFPMGNASTGFFVTFALLAGVVGAASAISGITHIRSWTPESLPSAASVATIAWTLTLLAMGFAWKEIGLRVRNARLKTMESFIIILSATQLFYIFAIHGAAAYRR; encoded by the exons ATGGCTAATGAGCAAATGAAGCCTATTGCCACCCTTCTTCTGGTGTTGAACTTCTGCATGTATGCCATAGTTTTGGGCATTGGTGGCTGGGCCATGAACAGAGCAATAGATCATGGTTTTATCATAG GTCCAGAATTAAAACTGCCAGCACACTTTTCACCCTTGTTCTTCCCAATGGGAAATGCTTCCACTGGATTCTTTGTAACATTTGCTTTGCTTGCTGGAGTTGTTGGTGCTGCATCAGCAATATCAGGAATCACTCATATCCGCTCATGGACTCCTGAAAGCTTGCCATCTGCAGCTTCAGTTGCTACCATAGCTTGGACTCTTACACTCTTGGCCATGGG cTTTGCTTGGAAAGAAATTGGGCTTCGTGTAAGAAATGCACGTCTG AAAACAATGGagtcttttataattatactttCAGCTACACAGCTTTTCTACATATTTGCTATTCATGGTGCTGCTGCATATAGAAGATAA
- the LOC114178838 gene encoding uncharacterized protein LOC114178838 — protein sequence MKIQALSPLLQRPFQPLFPPLALGFTFKPSFQTPTKHAPLHSSFIIFSRSSQSVKFRPSFATVTETDGVVIEDDDTEPGFVDDTEPGFDGDNELGFVNIGYISSVHGVQGEIRVKPATDFPELRFATPGRRWLKSKVLGAQSIQEIELEEGREHPGLKSWILKFRGIETVEQAKMLIGSTLLVTKEDRPELEEGEFYTHDLIGMRVFMKENGTLVGTVVNVFNSGANDLLQIALDSSFDMLDKSGKSKSAGTDISGQLVLVPFVEAIVPDVDMKKREMHITPPKGLLELNLRFDGRSKKERRQLEWKERKKFQKRLIAAKKKLSEMEQQHVFQGYHHGEKDQWSLLSDQIVGVNSKLLQDALQSLERPAKRWTVSELASAIEAKLINSIQLSEEYFSNGSENKLVRDMQEKGHKLMSEGKMATVFLLNEKEHQEGIYDSNLVENEAANTSILQMFQKIKGRVSVPLILVSSAQRILSLRDLFTSNNYFAFDSEKVWFLEEEKLPVVSSLPEEQNKYKILMKSPWEILQAPVGSGGLISLFSKHGIADNLIDMGVEYIELCCPSEKIAGGNSLLLGMVKSREAKIGMQIQPTISDSEKYFDVIFSLDFVKKLQSSKLQFDAIPRAHSFVEKVDKEWVTVTTSTPNSFELSCSIYSSLNACSLDKVCIVEVRE from the exons ATGAAGATACAGGCACTGTCACCACTTCTCCAACGCCCGTTTCAGCCTCTATTTCCTCCGCTCGCTCTCGGATTCACTTTCAAACCTTCTTTTCAAACTCCAACCAAACACGCTCCTTTGCACTCTTCATTCATCATATTTTCACGTTCTTCGCAGTCAGTTAAGTTCCGTCCCTCTTTTGCAACGGTTACAGAAACCGATGGGGTTGTTATTGAGGACGACGACACTGAACCGGGCTTTGTAGACGACACCGAACCGGGCTTCGACGGCGACAACGAACTGGGTTTCGTTAACATTGGCTACATATCCAGTGTTCATGGTGTTCAGGGCGAGATTCGCGTGAAACCAGCTACTGATTTCCCTGAACTGCGTTTTGCCACT CCTGGGAGAAGATGGTTGAAGAGCAAGGTTTTAGGTGCACAGAGTATTCAAGAAATCGAGCTGGAGGAAGGTAGAGAACACCCTGGACTCAAGAGTTGGATACTCAAATTCAGAGGAATTGAAACAGTGGAACAG GCTAAGATGCTCATCGGTTCTACGTTGCTTGTGACAAAAGAAGATAGGCCGGAATTAGAGGAGGGGGAATTTTACACACATGATTTGATAGGGATGAGAGTTTTTATGAAG GAAAATGGAACACTTGTGGGAACTGTTGTAAATGTTTTCAATAGTGGAGCCAACGACCTTCTACAAATTGCACTTGATTCATCTTTTGATATGCTTGATAAGAGTGGCAAGTCAAAGTCTGCAGGAACAGATATATCTGGTCAGCTTGTTTTGGTACCTTTCGTTGAAGCCATTGTTCCAGATGTTGatatgaaaaaaagagaaatgcaTATTACACCACCTAAGGGACTCCTGGAATTAAATTTACGATTTGATGGGAGGTCCAAAAAAGAAAGGCGCCAACTT GaatggaaagaaagaaaaaagtttcaaaagcgTCTCATTGCAGCAAAAAAGAAACTCTCTGAAATGGAGCAACAACATGTATTTCAAGGATATCACCATGGAGAGAAAGATCAATGGAGCTTGCTTAGTGATCAGATTGTTGGTGTAAACTCCAAATTGCTCCAGGATGCTTTACAAAGTCTTGAACGTCCGGCTAAGAG ATGGACAGTATCTGAGTTGGCCAGTGCCATAGAAGCAAAGCTTATTAATTCCATCCAATTATCAGAGGAATATTTCTCAAATGGAAGTGAAAATAAGTTGGTTAGAGATATGCAAGAGAAGGGACATAAACTCATGTCTGAGGGCAAAATGGCTACGGTCTTCCTCTTGAATGAAAAAGAGCATCAGGAGGGTATTTATGACTCTAACTTGGTAGAAAATGAAGCAGCTAACACTTCAATTCTTCAAATGTTTCAAAAG ATCAAAGGTCGTGTTTCTGTTCCTTTAATTTTGGTTTCCTCGGCCCAACGAATTCTGTCTTTAAGAGATCTGTTCACAAGCAACAATTACTTCGCTTTTGACTCTGAAAAG GTATGGTTTTTGGAGGAAGAGAAGCTGCCAGTAGTTAGCAGCTTGCCTGAGGAACAGAAcaaatataagattttaatGAAATCACCTTGGGAAATACTCCAAGCTCCTGTTGGATCTGGAGGACTTATTAGCTTGTTTTCAAAACATGGCATTGCAGATAATCTTATTGACATGGGTGTTGAGTACATTGag TTATGCTGCCCAAGTGAAAAAATCGCGGGTGGAAACTCATTGCTTCTTGGGATGGTTAAATCACGGGAAGCCAAAATTGGGATGCAAATTCAGCCTACGATATCTGATTCGGAAAAATATTTTGACGTGATATTTTCATTGGACTTCGTCAAGAAGTTGCAGAGCAGCAAACTCCAATTTGATGCAATCCCAAGGGCACATTCCTTTGTCGAGAAAGTTGACAAAGAATGGGTTACTGTCACCACGTCCACCCCCAACTCATTTGAGCTTTCTTGTAGTATATATAGTTCCTTGAATGCGTGTTCTTTGGATAAGGTTTGTATAGTAGAGGTTAGAGAATAG